The Clostridium sp. AWRP genome has a window encoding:
- a CDS encoding DUF6033 family protein — MTTITIPLKLQKEMAANPEKKKYVDSVIKDFFAQQPAHNSFLAARGDIQTPATITFNEDGSWVESGGSVPSPKKLAEIEKARELKQKKKQEDDDEEQRQIENYYEQLELESKIKYNFQVNKVSNISDTDDLLNCCICQVKFRSSAH; from the coding sequence ATGACAACTATAACAATACCACTTAAATTGCAGAAAGAAATGGCTGCTAATCCAGAAAAAAAGAAGTATGTTGACAGTGTTATAAAAGATTTTTTTGCACAGCAGCCTGCTCATAACAGTTTTCTTGCGGCTCGAGGTGATATTCAAACCCCGGCTACCATAACTTTTAATGAAGATGGATCATGGGTTGAAAGTGGTGGCTCTGTACCGTCACCTAAGAAACTAGCTGAAATTGAAAAAGCTAGAGAATTAAAACAAAAGAAAAAACAAGAAGATGATGATGAAGAGCAGCGTCAAATAGAAAATTATTATGAACAATTAGAACTTGAAAGTAAAATTAAGTATAATTTTCAAGTAAATAAAGTGAGTAATATAAGTGATACTGATGATTTACTAAATTGTTGTATATGTCAAGTGAAATTTAGGTCATCTGCTCATTGA
- a CDS encoding ATP-binding protein, producing the protein MLGFAFTGLICAVFTVITLAKIAQESIIRERELLLKQQFSIQTQHYKDLQVQIRNTRTFRHDINNHLICIKNLLLQGDIKSTESYLKKITSSLEKISLRVSTGNSFADAVISEKYNISIDKGIDFKCDAKIPNKIKVDPFDLCIVLGNALDNAIEACEKITDNSIKKYIHITSTINKSFIVFEIKNSMKGYIKEKHISTDKCDYVNHGIGMMNIQNIADKYFGNTYIESRENMFILNIMFQI; encoded by the coding sequence ATGTTGGGTTTTGCATTCACTGGATTAATTTGTGCCGTATTTACAGTAATAACTTTAGCTAAAATTGCACAAGAAAGTATTATAAGAGAAAGGGAATTACTTTTAAAACAACAGTTTAGTATACAAACTCAGCATTACAAAGATTTACAAGTACAAATTAGAAATACAAGAACATTTAGACATGATATAAATAATCATTTGATTTGTATCAAAAACTTATTACTTCAGGGTGACATAAAAAGTACAGAGAGTTATTTGAAAAAAATAACCAGTTCATTAGAAAAAATTAGTTTAAGGGTAAGTACAGGAAATTCATTTGCAGATGCCGTTATAAGTGAGAAATATAATATAAGTATAGACAAAGGGATAGATTTTAAGTGTGATGCCAAGATACCTAATAAAATAAAAGTTGATCCTTTCGATTTATGTATAGTACTTGGTAATGCCCTGGATAATGCGATAGAAGCTTGTGAAAAAATTACAGATAATAGCATAAAAAAATATATACATATAACGAGTACTATTAATAAATCATTTATAGTGTTTGAAATAAAAAATAGTATGAAAGGCTATATAAAAGAGAAGCATATTTCTACTGATAAATGTGATTATGTAAATCATGGAATAGGTATGATGAACATACAAAATATTGCGGATAAATATTTTGGAAATACATATATTGAAAGCAGAGAAAATATGTTTATATTAAATATTATGTTTCAAATTTGA
- a CDS encoding LytTR family DNA-binding domain-containing protein, whose translation MIKIAVCDDEVFQRIDIVKKVRNVLENNYDNVCYEIEEYSSGEKLISSGYYFDIVFLDIKMDKLSGIDIAKKIRKSNNTTKIIFITAFREYVFEAFDVCAFHYLIKPIDEKKILEVVDRILKMFDDEKNNEKCIIINKGKNTTIKVLLDDISFFEVQNRIISIHTEKQIIQYYDKIANVEKQVPKESFFRCHRSYIVNFKYVMKFNKTEIVLDNNTKIILAKGKYDEFSRAFLRYIKKGRV comes from the coding sequence ATGATTAAAATTGCAGTTTGTGATGACGAAGTATTTCAGAGGATAGATATTGTAAAGAAAGTTAGAAATGTTTTAGAAAATAATTATGACAATGTTTGTTATGAAATAGAAGAGTATAGTAGTGGAGAAAAATTGATTTCTTCTGGATACTATTTTGATATTGTGTTCTTAGATATAAAAATGGACAAGCTTTCTGGAATAGATATAGCTAAGAAAATAAGAAAAAGCAATAATACTACCAAGATTATTTTTATAACGGCTTTTAGAGAATATGTTTTTGAAGCCTTTGATGTATGTGCATTTCATTATCTTATAAAGCCTATAGATGAGAAAAAAATATTAGAAGTTGTAGATAGAATTTTAAAGATGTTTGATGATGAAAAAAATAATGAAAAGTGCATTATAATTAATAAGGGAAAAAATACTACAATAAAGGTACTTTTAGATGATATAAGTTTTTTTGAGGTACAAAATAGAATTATAAGTATACATACTGAAAAACAAATTATACAGTATTATGATAAGATAGCAAATGTAGAAAAACAGGTTCCTAAAGAAAGTTTCTTTAGGTGTCATAGGAGTTACATAGTAAACTTTAAATATGTAATGAAATTTAATAAGACTGAAATAGTGCTTGATAATAATACAAAAATAATATTAGCAAAAGGTAAATATGATGAATTTTCTAGAGCCTTTTTAAGATATATAAAGAAAGGCAGAGTATAG
- a CDS encoding alpha/beta hydrolase-fold protein, which yields MKGTIQNLNINEHHCSLYLPPDYNILDVNYPVVYINGDNNIEEMLNSIESHFDVDCSAFILISIESKNWNNDFSPWPAPALSKNREDFSGGAYEYLSNLTKLIKPFIDTHYRTKTQPENTVLIGYSLGGLATLYSLYLSETFGKVGSLSGSLWYDGWIEFMSSNSPINTAAKIYLSLGKSEERSRNQRMAKVGDCTKKTFSILSKQLVSTQNITLEWNNGGHFTEISKRFSKALLWLMHI from the coding sequence ATGAAGGGAACTATTCAAAATTTAAATATAAATGAGCATCATTGTTCACTATACCTTCCACCTGACTACAATATACTTGATGTTAATTATCCTGTTGTATACATTAACGGAGATAACAATATTGAAGAAATGCTAAATTCCATAGAATCTCATTTTGATGTAGACTGCAGTGCTTTTATACTTATAAGTATTGAATCAAAAAATTGGAATAATGATTTTTCTCCATGGCCTGCACCAGCTTTAAGCAAAAACAGAGAAGACTTTAGTGGAGGTGCATATGAATATCTAAGTAACCTTACTAAGCTTATCAAGCCTTTTATAGATACACATTACAGGACAAAAACTCAACCTGAAAACACTGTACTGATTGGATATTCCCTAGGTGGGCTTGCAACTTTATACAGCCTTTACCTATCTGAAACCTTTGGAAAAGTAGGAAGCTTATCTGGTTCATTATGGTATGATGGGTGGATTGAATTCATGAGTTCCAATTCTCCTATAAATACTGCTGCAAAAATATACCTCTCTCTTGGCAAAAGTGAAGAACGCAGTCGAAATCAGCGCATGGCCAAAGTTGGAGATTGCACTAAAAAGACCTTTTCTATATTGTCAAAACAACTTGTATCTACACAAAACATAACACTGGAATGGAATAATGGCGGCCATTTTACTGAAATTTCCAAAAGATTTAGTAAAGCACTGTTATGGCTTATGCATATATGA
- the cbiM gene encoding cobalt transporter CbiM has translation MHIPDNYLSPSTCVIMGAVMLPIWGRAVKKVKKEVSKRKVPLMGIAAAFSFLIMMFNIPLPGGTTGHAVGGTLVAILLGPEAACISVSTALLIQALLFGDGGILSFGANCFNIAFILPFTGYYIYVFLNKRLKSEKKSYISAFISSYIGINIAAFCTAIEFGIQPLLFKDAVGMPLYSPYPLSISIPAMIIPHILVAGVLEGVITAGVYAYVKKVSPDVIYEGSAKKAKPIYGLIIALIVFTPLGLLAKGTAWGEWGTDEIKNVVGFVPKAMKEGFNFNAIMPEYSVNGIPESIGYILSAIAGVALLIILFKLISLNKKSSDNS, from the coding sequence ATGCATATTCCAGACAATTATTTGAGCCCATCAACATGTGTTATTATGGGGGCTGTTATGCTGCCCATATGGGGAAGAGCGGTAAAAAAAGTAAAAAAGGAAGTAAGCAAGAGAAAGGTGCCTTTAATGGGAATAGCAGCAGCATTTTCCTTTCTAATTATGATGTTTAATATACCATTACCAGGAGGTACAACTGGTCATGCTGTGGGAGGTACATTAGTAGCAATTCTTTTAGGACCGGAAGCCGCATGTATTTCAGTTTCAACGGCTCTTTTAATACAAGCATTATTATTCGGTGATGGAGGTATTTTATCCTTCGGTGCAAACTGTTTCAACATAGCATTTATTTTGCCTTTTACCGGATACTATATATATGTATTTCTTAATAAAAGATTAAAAAGTGAAAAAAAAAGCTACATATCTGCCTTTATAAGTTCTTATATTGGAATCAACATTGCAGCTTTTTGTACAGCAATTGAATTTGGTATTCAACCTTTACTGTTTAAAGATGCTGTGGGTATGCCATTGTATAGTCCCTATCCTTTATCAATATCTATTCCAGCAATGATAATTCCTCATATTTTAGTAGCAGGAGTATTGGAAGGAGTAATTACTGCAGGAGTTTATGCTTATGTTAAAAAGGTTTCACCAGATGTTATTTATGAAGGTTCTGCTAAAAAAGCAAAACCTATTTATGGCTTAATAATTGCACTTATTGTATTTACACCCCTTGGACTTTTAGCTAAAGGAACTGCATGGGGTGAATGGGGAACAGATGAAATAAAAAATGTTGTAGGTTTTGTTCCAAAAGCAATGAAAGAAGGATTTAATTTTAATGCGATAATGCCAGAATATTCAGTTAATGGAATTCCTGAAAGTATAGGATATATTTTATCTGCAATAGCAGGAGTTGCACTATTGATTATTTTGTTTAAACTCATAAGTTTAAACAAAAAGTCCTCAGACAACAGCTAG
- a CDS encoding putative DNA modification/repair radical SAM protein, with the protein MEIGEKLRILSSAAKYDVSCSSSGSNRHSKKGSLGSADISGICHSFTPDGRCISLLKILLTNCCIYDCSYCINRKSNDIERAFFTCDEIVNLTMNFYRRNYIEGLFLSSSIVKNADFTMELLTTVAYKLRNDYNFRGYIHMKAIPGADKDLIKKAGSLVDRMSVNIELPSAKSLKLLAPEKNKHDIFKPMGDIKNNIVANKYDRRKYKNSPVFVPGGQSTQLIVGATKENDLNILNLTENLYNKFDLKRIYYSAYVPVNSTPNLPDIKTPPTLREHRLYQGDWLLRVYGFKAEELLNEKNPNFDINFDPKTTYALNNIHLFPIEINKAPYNILIRVPGIGIRGAHKIISARRIGSLDFFDLKKLGIVIKRAQYFITCKGRYYGNVRFDDMRIKKALSPEIDLNSIDKGKQLSFFDNMDNLTIPKISSNNKLLLLNDKSTSITGEL; encoded by the coding sequence ATGGAAATAGGTGAAAAGTTAAGAATTTTATCTTCTGCAGCCAAATATGATGTATCTTGTTCATCTTCCGGCTCAAATAGGCATTCAAAAAAAGGCAGTCTTGGTTCAGCAGATATAAGCGGTATATGCCACAGTTTTACTCCAGATGGACGGTGTATATCCCTGCTCAAGATACTTTTAACAAATTGCTGCATATACGATTGCTCGTACTGTATCAATAGAAAATCCAATGATATTGAAAGAGCTTTTTTTACTTGCGATGAAATTGTAAATCTGACCATGAATTTTTACAGACGTAATTATATAGAAGGTTTATTCTTAAGTTCATCAATTGTGAAAAATGCCGACTTTACAATGGAACTGCTTACAACTGTTGCTTATAAACTAAGAAATGACTATAACTTCAGAGGTTACATTCATATGAAAGCAATTCCCGGGGCTGACAAAGACCTTATAAAAAAGGCTGGTTCCCTTGTAGACAGAATGAGTGTAAATATAGAACTGCCATCAGCAAAATCACTTAAACTATTGGCACCTGAAAAAAATAAGCATGATATTTTTAAACCTATGGGTGATATTAAAAATAATATTGTTGCAAATAAGTATGACCGTAGAAAATATAAAAATTCACCTGTATTTGTTCCTGGAGGACAAAGCACCCAACTTATTGTTGGGGCTACAAAAGAAAATGATTTAAATATACTAAACTTAACAGAAAACTTATATAACAAGTTTGATCTAAAAAGAATTTACTATTCCGCATATGTTCCTGTTAATAGTACTCCCAATCTTCCAGATATTAAAACTCCACCTACTTTAAGAGAGCACAGGCTGTACCAAGGTGATTGGCTGCTGAGGGTTTATGGATTTAAAGCAGAAGAATTATTAAATGAAAAAAATCCTAACTTTGATATCAACTTTGATCCTAAAACGACCTATGCCTTAAATAATATTCATCTATTTCCTATTGAAATAAATAAGGCTCCTTATAACATTCTTATAAGGGTTCCTGGAATTGGAATACGTGGTGCACATAAGATAATAAGTGCTCGCAGAATTGGTTCACTGGACTTTTTTGATCTAAAAAAACTTGGCATAGTCATTAAAAGAGCACAATATTTTATTACTTGCAAAGGCAGATATTATGGAAATGTGAGATTTGATGATATGCGAATTAAGAAGGCTCTTTCTCCTGAAATTGATTTAAATTCAATAGATAAGGGAAAACAATTAAGTTTCTTTGATAATATGGATAATTTAACTATCCCTAAAATTTCATCGAATAATAAGCTGCTTTTGTTAAATGATAAGTCCACCTCAATTACTGGTGAATTATAG
- a CDS encoding TIGR03915 family putative DNA repair protein, which translates to MKEYIYDDTFEGLLTAIFYAYSCKGDCIITKSKDYIPSFLNEILNISTEYDKFDRVYKSIIKKLNRKVLTNIYYLYLCGIPDSNSIALKYLKLCYKYGTNINLAKNNDIIILVDKYIRKVTAEAHNFNGFVRFKEIAPLSFYAPIEPDHNILPLILNHFAKRFSDQNFIIHDLKRELAIIYNKKTAIITEFKKEDAKILNSADGKFEALWKTFYKSVNIEERKNLRLRSRCMPRRYWNHLTEFK; encoded by the coding sequence TTGAAAGAATATATATATGATGATACTTTTGAAGGTTTACTTACAGCTATTTTCTATGCCTACAGCTGCAAAGGAGATTGCATCATAACCAAGTCAAAAGACTATATACCTTCATTTCTCAATGAAATTTTAAATATTTCAACTGAGTACGATAAATTTGATAGAGTTTATAAGAGCATCATAAAAAAACTTAACAGAAAAGTTTTAACAAATATTTATTACTTATATCTTTGTGGAATACCAGATTCCAATTCCATTGCTTTAAAGTATCTTAAACTTTGCTATAAATATGGTACAAATATTAATTTGGCTAAAAATAATGATATTATAATTCTAGTTGATAAATATATTAGAAAAGTTACTGCTGAAGCTCATAACTTCAATGGATTTGTAAGATTTAAAGAAATAGCACCCTTAAGTTTTTATGCTCCTATAGAACCTGATCATAATATTTTACCATTGATACTCAATCATTTTGCAAAAAGATTTTCCGATCAGAATTTTATAATTCATGATTTAAAAAGAGAGCTTGCAATAATATACAACAAAAAGACCGCTATCATAACTGAATTTAAAAAGGAAGATGCTAAAATTTTAAACTCAGCAGATGGCAAATTTGAAGCTCTCTGGAAAACTTTTTATAAATCCGTCAACATAGAAGAACGTAAAAATTTAAGGCTGCGCAGCCGCTGCATGCCCAGAAGATATTGGAATCACCTTACAGAATTTAAATAA
- a CDS encoding 8-oxoguanine deaminase, which produces MKALLLKNIGTVVTFNDKDEILKNVDILIEGPKITSIGKNLSVPDRAELIDCTNLIALPGFVNTHHHLYQTLFRGIKEVQEKPLFPWLIGLYEFWKNITPDAVYYGALVGFSELLRTGCTLTSDHHYVFPNNQPQTLIDDEIRAAKEIGIRFTATRGSMSLGRDQGGLPPMTVVQEEDKILEDSDRLISKYHDANDFAMTRIALAPCSPFSVTKELMLETKDLARKRGVMMHTHLAETLDEEKFCIEKYGRRPFELMEELEWVGSDVWYAHGIYLSDEEIDRLNGTGIAHCPSSNMKLSSGICRTSEIVQKGGKISIGVDGSASNDGSNMWEEVRRAYLLNHLKYGTKGLNAYEILKIATRGGADVLGRTDTGRLDTEKAADIILFDLSGIEYAGCHDPLVSLVCLGNSSYTKMTIVNGNIVSIDGKLITMNTDEIAKNAHKIAQDIVKHERENNV; this is translated from the coding sequence ATGAAAGCATTACTTTTAAAGAATATTGGAACTGTAGTAACATTTAATGACAAAGATGAAATACTTAAAAATGTAGACATATTAATAGAAGGTCCAAAAATAACTTCAATAGGCAAGAACCTTAGTGTACCTGATAGAGCAGAGCTAATAGACTGTACCAATCTTATAGCTTTGCCCGGATTTGTAAATACCCATCACCACTTATATCAAACATTATTTAGAGGAATAAAAGAAGTTCAAGAAAAGCCACTTTTTCCATGGCTTATTGGATTGTACGAATTTTGGAAAAACATAACTCCCGATGCAGTATATTATGGTGCTTTAGTTGGTTTTAGTGAACTATTAAGAACCGGATGTACCTTAACTTCAGATCATCACTATGTATTTCCAAACAATCAGCCTCAAACTTTAATAGATGATGAAATCAGAGCAGCAAAAGAAATAGGAATTCGTTTTACTGCAACAAGAGGCTCCATGTCTTTAGGCAGGGATCAGGGAGGACTTCCTCCAATGACAGTTGTTCAAGAAGAAGATAAAATATTAGAAGATAGTGATAGACTTATAAGCAAGTATCATGATGCAAATGATTTTGCAATGACAAGAATCGCACTAGCACCCTGCTCACCATTTTCAGTTACGAAAGAGTTAATGCTTGAAACGAAGGATTTAGCTAGAAAAAGAGGGGTTATGATGCATACTCACCTTGCAGAAACGCTGGATGAAGAGAAATTTTGCATTGAAAAATACGGAAGAAGACCTTTTGAACTTATGGAAGAACTTGAATGGGTTGGCTCTGATGTTTGGTATGCACATGGTATATATCTTAGCGATGAAGAAATAGATAGATTAAATGGAACAGGTATTGCACACTGTCCTTCATCCAACATGAAGCTCAGCAGTGGAATCTGCAGGACTTCTGAAATCGTTCAAAAAGGCGGAAAAATAAGTATAGGGGTTGATGGAAGTGCTAGTAATGATGGTTCTAATATGTGGGAGGAAGTTAGACGTGCCTACCTTCTAAACCATTTAAAGTATGGAACAAAAGGACTTAATGCTTATGAAATATTAAAGATTGCAACAAGAGGTGGAGCAGATGTGCTTGGAAGAACTGATACTGGAAGGCTAGATACCGAAAAAGCTGCAGATATAATATTATTTGATCTTAGCGGAATTGAATATGCCGGATGCCATGATCCACTTGTTTCATTAGTATGCCTTGGGAACTCAAGTTATACCAAAATGACCATTGTTAACGGAAATATAGTTTCAATAGATGGAAAGCTTATTACCATGAATACAGATGAAATAGCAAAAAACGCTCATAAAATTGCTCAAGATATAGTTAAACATGAAAGAGAAAATAATGTGTAA
- a CDS encoding aldo/keto reductase has protein sequence MQTVTLGKTGLVVSKNGFGSLPIQRISKKDAVYLLQKAFYNGINYFDTARAYSDSEEKLGAAFFYIRDRITISTKTAAQNADDFWKDLEQSLKSLKTDYIDIYQFHNPAFCPKPGDESGLYDAMLEAKKQGKIRFIGITNHRLAVAKEAIESNLYDTLQFPFSYLASSADIEIVKACRENNMGFIAMKALSGGLITNSAIAYAYLAKFEHVAPIWGIQRESELDEFLSYNDNPPVLTEDMKKQVEHDRKELSGDFCRGCGYCMPCSAGIQINDCARMSLLLRRAPQNVYLSKEWQEKMKKIEDCIHCNKCMSKCPYGLNTPELLKKNYDDYKTFL, from the coding sequence ATGCAAACTGTAACATTAGGAAAAACTGGACTAGTTGTAAGTAAAAATGGATTTGGGTCACTTCCAATACAGCGTATTTCAAAGAAAGATGCTGTATATTTATTGCAGAAGGCATTTTATAATGGTATCAATTATTTTGATACTGCAAGAGCGTATTCGGACAGTGAGGAAAAGCTTGGAGCTGCCTTTTTTTACATAAGAGATAGGATTACTATAAGTACAAAAACAGCAGCACAAAATGCTGATGATTTTTGGAAGGATTTAGAGCAAAGTCTTAAAAGTCTTAAGACAGATTATATTGATATCTATCAGTTTCATAATCCTGCATTTTGTCCAAAACCTGGTGATGAATCGGGACTTTATGATGCAATGCTTGAGGCAAAAAAACAGGGGAAAATCCGTTTTATCGGAATTACAAATCACAGATTGGCAGTAGCAAAAGAGGCAATAGAATCAAATTTATATGATACGCTTCAGTTCCCATTCTCTTATCTTGCAAGCAGTGCAGATATAGAAATTGTGAAAGCATGCAGGGAAAATAATATGGGTTTTATTGCAATGAAAGCTTTATCAGGAGGACTTATTACAAACTCTGCCATAGCATATGCATATCTTGCAAAGTTTGAACATGTTGCTCCAATCTGGGGTATACAGCGTGAGAGTGAATTGGATGAATTCTTGTCATATAATGATAATCCACCAGTTTTGACAGAAGATATGAAAAAGCAGGTTGAACATGACAGAAAAGAATTATCTGGTGATTTCTGCCGTGGATGCGGGTATTGTATGCCCTGCTCTGCTGGAATTCAAATTAATGATTGTGCAAGGATGAGTCTTCTTCTCCGCCGTGCACCGCAGAATGTATATCTATCAAAGGAGTGGCAGGAGAAGATGAAAAAAATAGAGGATTGTATTCACTGTAACAAGTGTATGAGCAAATGTCCATATGGCTTAAACACTCCGGAACTTTTAAAAAAGAATTACGATGACTACAAGACCTTTTTATAA
- a CDS encoding LysR family transcriptional regulator — MDFHQLEYVIAIAEEKSFSKAAKKLYISQPSLSEYIMRLEKQLEVKLFDRSTSPLTLTFAGEKYIETAKNILNSKKCLMKELYDISDSRKGRITIGIPVPTERYILPLVLPEFYKKFPNVEIVIEGYSARQLEELLIAGKIDIAILHLPTQDSRIVYEPISIERVFLIAPPGDHTELEKRQKLDFSCLKNEKFILIKPGHRMRFIADELFKRAQFKPNIIIEVRNIDTAYNLANAGMGFTLVPESVISFFNTNNYKNYFLIDDINFILAVAYRKGDYITKACHEFIKITKEVIASKQG; from the coding sequence ATGGATTTTCATCAATTAGAATATGTAATAGCTATAGCAGAAGAAAAGAGCTTCTCTAAAGCTGCAAAAAAACTTTATATATCACAACCGTCTTTAAGTGAGTATATTATGAGATTGGAAAAACAATTAGAAGTAAAACTATTTGATAGATCTACAAGCCCCCTTACTTTAACTTTTGCGGGAGAAAAATACATTGAAACAGCTAAAAATATTCTTAATTCAAAGAAATGTTTAATGAAGGAACTTTATGATATATCAGATTCAAGAAAAGGACGTATTACAATTGGTATTCCAGTTCCTACAGAAAGGTATATTTTACCCTTGGTTCTGCCTGAATTTTATAAAAAATTTCCTAATGTAGAAATTGTTATTGAAGGATATTCTGCAAGACAGTTAGAAGAACTGCTAATAGCAGGAAAAATTGATATTGCCATTTTGCATTTACCAACACAAGATAGTCGTATAGTATATGAACCTATATCAATTGAAAGGGTATTTCTAATAGCTCCTCCAGGGGATCATACAGAGCTTGAAAAAAGGCAAAAGTTAGATTTTAGCTGCTTAAAAAATGAAAAATTTATCTTAATAAAGCCGGGGCATAGAATGAGATTCATCGCAGATGAATTGTTTAAACGTGCACAATTTAAACCTAATATTATTATTGAAGTTAGAAATATTGATACTGCATATAATCTTGCAAATGCAGGTATGGGCTTTACCTTAGTCCCAGAAAGTGTAATAAGTTTTTTTAACACAAACAATTACAAAAACTACTTTTTAATAGATGACATAAACTTCATACTTGCTGTGGCTTATAGAAAAGGAGATTATATAACAAAGGCATGTCACGAGTTTATTAAAATTACAAAAGAAGTTATAGCTTCAAAGCAGGGATAG
- a CDS encoding MFS transporter, with amino-acid sequence MQLISKLNSTFSALKHKNFRYFWTGQCISLMGTWIQRTAQAWLVYSITKSAFLLGLLGVFQFGPVFLFSLFIGVFIDRFSKKKLLILTQVIFMVQSLVLAYLVWIHVAKYWHIAVLAVIFGFAQTIDLPVRQSFYVELVGKEDLMNAISLNSTVINLAKIVGPSIAGILMVKLGTTTCFFINGISFIPVIYGICRIKVKENKLKRNNQNVIKEIKDGIKYIADNDILKFTVLLMIIVCVFSANSEVIIPVFTSEILKMGAKEYSFLLSAFGVGALSGAIFMVLRSKLGLSKTIQIGDAILISIAQIFTYFFRQYYIVAILIVFIGFFYLTFLNMSNSILQLNITNEYRGRVMSIYSLITSGSAPIGNSFAGAVMQQAGAGFGYFSCGVFTLLLTIALLIIKSKSKNTLKKMAMTKL; translated from the coding sequence ATGCAACTAATATCAAAATTAAACAGTACATTTTCTGCTCTTAAGCATAAAAATTTTAGATATTTTTGGACAGGGCAGTGCATTTCATTAATGGGCACATGGATACAAAGAACAGCACAAGCATGGCTTGTATATAGTATTACAAAGTCAGCATTTCTTTTAGGATTATTAGGAGTCTTTCAATTTGGGCCTGTATTTTTATTTTCACTGTTTATTGGAGTTTTTATAGATAGATTTTCTAAGAAAAAACTGCTTATATTAACTCAGGTTATTTTTATGGTACAATCACTTGTATTAGCTTATTTAGTATGGATACATGTGGCTAAATATTGGCACATTGCTGTACTTGCAGTGATTTTTGGATTTGCCCAAACTATTGATTTACCCGTAAGACAATCATTTTACGTTGAACTCGTAGGAAAAGAGGATTTGATGAATGCAATCTCTTTAAATTCTACAGTTATTAATTTGGCAAAGATTGTTGGACCTTCTATTGCAGGTATCTTGATGGTGAAACTCGGTACTACTACCTGTTTCTTTATTAATGGAATAAGTTTTATACCTGTTATTTATGGAATATGTAGAATAAAAGTTAAAGAGAATAAGTTAAAGAGAAATAATCAGAATGTAATAAAAGAAATTAAAGATGGTATTAAATACATAGCAGACAATGATATTTTAAAATTTACAGTTCTACTTATGATTATAGTATGTGTATTTTCAGCAAATTCAGAAGTTATAATACCAGTATTCACAAGTGAAATACTAAAAATGGGAGCAAAAGAGTACAGCTTTCTTTTATCAGCATTTGGTGTAGGAGCATTAAGCGGTGCGATTTTTATGGTACTAAGAAGTAAGCTTGGACTTAGCAAGACCATACAAATTGGAGATGCAATATTAATATCAATAGCTCAAATATTTACATACTTTTTTAGGCAATATTATATAGTTGCTATTTTGATAGTGTTTATAGGATTTTTCTATTTAACATTTTTAAACATGTCAAATTCTATCTTACAGCTTAATATAACAAATGAGTATAGGGGACGAGTTATGAGCATATATTCTTTAATTACTTCAGGTTCTGCTCCTATTGGGAATTCATTTGCAGGTGCTGTTATGCAACAGGCAGGCGCAGGCTTTGGATATTTTTCATGTGGTGTATTTACACTACTACTAACAATTGCTTTATTAATCATAAAAAGCAAGTCCAAGAATACACTAAAGAAAATGGCAATGACTAAATTATAG